A window of candidate division KSB1 bacterium genomic DNA:
CTACAGTGCAAGGCAGATTCAACGAGTTTGAGGGTGTAATAAATTATGATGAAAAGGACATTATGAAATTTACCATTGAAGGTAAAATCAATGTAAATAGTATTGATACAAACAATGAAAGACGGGATGATGACCTCAAAAGTGATGGTTTTTTTGATGCTGAGAAATATCCCGAGATCCTATTTAAAACTACTAAGGTTGAAAAGCGAGATGACGATTATGTGGCTATTGGCAGCTTAACCATTAAGGATGTAACCAAAGAAGTTGAAATTCCCTTCGAGGTTTTGGGCAAAATACCAACCCGGCGGGGAGGATTTAAACTAGGTCTCCATGCTACTCTGGAAATCAACCGCAAAGATTTCAATGTTAAGTGGCACAGAACCCTGGACGGCGGTGGGTTGGTTGTTAGTGATATAGTAAAAATTGTGTTAAATATCGAGGCTAATTATAGGCCTCCACAGGAGGAATAATACTAATAATAACTTGAT
This region includes:
- a CDS encoding polyisoprenoid-binding protein, yielding MKKRKLILVALFTIWSTGLVIGADKYTIDKAHTNVLFSVRHMVISTVQGRFNEFEGVINYDEKDIMKFTIEGKINVNSIDTNNERRDDDLKSDGFFDAEKYPEILFKTTKVEKRDDDYVAIGSLTIKDVTKEVEIPFEVLGKIPTRRGGFKLGLHATLEINRKDFNVKWHRTLDGGGLVVSDIVKIVLNIEANYRPPQEE